TGACTGGCCGCCCAAGGCTGTAGGTACCGAGTTGTCTTAGGCCATCGGTCGCGAGTCCTCCTAGGGGGGCGGGTAAAAAGGGTAAAACGAGTTGAGAAATCGGGCTATAGACGGCGATCGCTGTACCCACCGCCGCAGAGAGGAGGATGGTTCCCATAAAACCCGCCCCCCAGGAAAACCCATGGACAAAGGCCGGGATCCCTTTTGCTTTAGGTTGACCACGGCGGGGGACGGGCTGACCAGGCGATCGCAACACCTTTGTCGAACCTGTACGGGTGTGCTCCCCACTTGTGACGTCCTGACCATGAACCATGAGACTCTTTCTCCTAAGGGATGAACTAAATTATCCCGCCTAATAACTGTTACAGGGGACCATACCTTGTCAATATTATTCGACGCAGTACTTCTTAATGCTTTTTTCAAAAAATACCAATAAATTTACCGATATTTACTGAGCGCCCCCAATTGCTTGGTAAATATTTTCTCACCCAAGGCAGGATCCCATAAGCTAACCTAGAATCTAACCCCACAACACAGTAGACTAAAAGACTGAAATCGTGTTCTTGGTCGTGACCCCAGACCTCAGACTCTCACAAATTTCCTCAGAACACCCAAAAATGTTAAATCCTAATTTAGATACTATAGAACTAACAAAGGATGACTACGAACGCTACTCACGGCACTTAATCCTGCCAGAAGTAGGCGTAGACGGGCAAAAAAAGCTCAAAGCAGCTAGTGTCCTTTGTATCGGTAGCGGCGGCCTTGGGTCGCCATTACTGCTTTACCTTGCCGCCGCAGGCATCGGTCGGATTGGTCTGGTTGATTTTGACATTGTGGATTTCTCAAACCTACAACGCCAAATTATCCATGGCACGTCCTGGGTGGGTAAACCCAAAATCCAATCAGCAAAAAATCGGATTCTGGAAATCAATCCCTTCTGTCAGGTAGATCTCTACGAAACCCAGATTAACTCCGAAAATGCCCTCGACATCATTGCGCCCTACGATATCATCGTTGACGGAACCGACAATTTCCCGACCCGATACCTCACCAATGATGCTTGTGTTCTTTTGAACAAGCCTAACGTTTACGGCTCAATTTTCCGCTTTGAAGGTCAGGCAACTGTCTTTAACTATGAAGGGGGGCCCAACTACCGTGATCTCTATCCGGAACCGCCGCCACCAGGAATGGTTCCCTCCTGTGCTGAAGGGGGGGTTCTCGGCGTTCTCCCGGGGATTATTGGCACAATTCAGGCGACGGAAACGATCAAAATAATTTTGGGTGCTAAGAACACTCTCAGTGGCCGCTTGTTACTCTACAACGCCCTAGATATGAAATTCCGGGAATTAAAGCTACGCCCAAATCCGGAACGGCCTGTCATTGAAAAGTTGATTGACTACGAACAGTTTTGTGGGATTCCCCAAGCAAAAGCAGCGGAGGCAGCACAGCAAGCAGCGATGGAAGAAATTACAGTAACGGAACTCAAAGCGATCATCGATGGTGATGCTGATGATTATGTGCTCATTGATGTTCGCAATCCCCATGAATATGACATTGCTCAAATTCCTGGGTCAACCCTAATTCCCTTACCGGATATCGAGCAGGGAGATGGTGTTGAACAGGTCAGAGCACTGTTGGCAGACGGCAAAAAATTGATTGCCCACTGTAAAATGGGTGGTCGCTCAGCAAAAGCCCTCGGGATTCTCCAGGAAGCGGGAATTTCGGGAATCAACGTCAAGGGCGGGATCAAGGCTTGGAGTGAGGAAGTTGATCCCAGCGTACCTCTGTACTAGCAGATAACAGCTTGATAGGCTTTATAAAGAAAAAGTCCATGATGAAAAACCCGCATAGAGGCGGGTTTTTTTGTAGAAACCATCTAGGCGATCGCCCCCGTACCATAGAAAAACCCCTCTGGTGAGGGGCTTCTTGATACTTGAATGCGATCGCCAGCCAATTAGTAGAGCCAGCTTTTAAGGCGGCGGGCCACCTGGGGACGGCGTAATTTGCGCATCGCTTTGCTCTGGATTTGACGCACCCGTTCCCGGGAAAGATTAAACATGCCACCCACTTCCTCAAGAGTGTGGGGTTGTTCAGACGAGAGGCCGTAGCGGAGGGCGATCACTTCCTTTTCACGGTCAGTGAGCACATCGCCGAGAACATCCCAAAGCTCTTGACGCATCATCGCTTCACTCATTCGCTCTTCTGGCAATTGCAGACCATCATCTTCGAGGAGGTCTACGAGTTCTGTATCTTCACCCTTGCCGACACGGTGATTGAGAGAAAGAGACTGCCGCCGGAGTTGAAGGAGCTGGTGAAGTTGATCTGGGGTGATGTCCAGTTCTTGGGCTAATTCTGTTTCCGTCGGGTTCCGTTGGAGGGTTTGCTTGAGAGTCCGCTGGGCTTTTTTGAGTTTGTTGAGCTTTTCGACAATGTGAATCGGCAGCCGGATCGTACGGGCATCGTTGGCGATCGTGCGGGTGATCGCCTGACGAATCCACCAATAGGCATAGGTGGAGAATTTATAACCTTTGTTGGGGTCAAATTTTTCGGCGGCCCGATTCAAACCGATCGCCCCTTCCTGAATCAAATCTAGAAACGGGACACCGCGATTAAGGTAACGTTTGGCAATGGAAACGACGAGACGCAGATTGGAGCGAATCATTTTTCGCTTCGCAACACGCCCCTTATAAAGAACCGAATTGAGCTGCTTTACCGTCTCTAGGCCTAATGTAGTTGCCCATTCTTCGTTGGTGGGCGATCGCCCTAATTGCGCCTGTAGCTCAAGGCGACGTTCTTCCGCATCATTGAGGAACTTGACACTGTGGGCCAGTTGAATTTCTTCATCGGGCTTGAGGAGAGGATAGCGGGCCATTTCCTTAAAGAATGCCCCCACCGTATCTTCATTACGGCTCCGGCCACCCCGAGCATGGAGCTCTGTATCTGAAAATGCCACCTCAACCATTGAACCGCTAGGGTCTAGTTCAGAGACAGAGTGGACATCCTGGGCATAAACTGGGTCGAGATTGTTAGTTGTATCGAACATAATCCTACGAAATATAAGGTCAGGGGCGTGTGTGGTGGGAAGCGAGGATTAACAAATGAAAAGTAAAAGGAACTAACTAGACACCGGGGGGTCTTGGTAAAGGATTTCAGTTTAAGCATGGGCGCAATGTTTGTCGGACCCACAAAACTGTTATACCTATGCAAATTCCGAAAATGTAAATAACGCTTTAATAAAAATCAACAATTACTGGATTTTTCCGGGAGTTCAACCCAGAGGAGAGAATGTTTTCCTAAAAGAGCAATGTAGCAGTCTGGGGAACGAAATATGGTTTTGTTAAATACAAAATTAAGATTTCAGCCAAGAAGATGATTCTTGGAGCAACTGATGTGAATTTTCTTAAAATCTTTCGCAAGCTTTTGATAAGACAGCAATGCAAGGAACATCAGAGCATCTCGATTACAATGGATTTCTGATGCTTTTTGAAGCGCCAGAGACTTTTTTAAAGATTATTTAATATTTGAGTTGCTTGGGATGTGTTGTTTTCCTCTCACCTAA
The nucleotide sequence above comes from [Synechococcus] sp. NIES-970. Encoded proteins:
- the sigC gene encoding group II sigma-70 type sigma factor; the protein is MFDTTNNLDPVYAQDVHSVSELDPSGSMVEVAFSDTELHARGGRSRNEDTVGAFFKEMARYPLLKPDEEIQLAHSVKFLNDAEERRLELQAQLGRSPTNEEWATTLGLETVKQLNSVLYKGRVAKRKMIRSNLRLVVSIAKRYLNRGVPFLDLIQEGAIGLNRAAEKFDPNKGYKFSTYAYWWIRQAITRTIANDARTIRLPIHIVEKLNKLKKAQRTLKQTLQRNPTETELAQELDITPDQLHQLLQLRRQSLSLNHRVGKGEDTELVDLLEDDGLQLPEERMSEAMMRQELWDVLGDVLTDREKEVIALRYGLSSEQPHTLEEVGGMFNLSRERVRQIQSKAMRKLRRPQVARRLKSWLY
- a CDS encoding ThiF/MoeZ/MoeB family, with rhodanese domain, whose product is MLNPNLDTIELTKDDYERYSRHLILPEVGVDGQKKLKAASVLCIGSGGLGSPLLLYLAAAGIGRIGLVDFDIVDFSNLQRQIIHGTSWVGKPKIQSAKNRILEINPFCQVDLYETQINSENALDIIAPYDIIVDGTDNFPTRYLTNDACVLLNKPNVYGSIFRFEGQATVFNYEGGPNYRDLYPEPPPPGMVPSCAEGGVLGVLPGIIGTIQATETIKIILGAKNTLSGRLLLYNALDMKFRELKLRPNPERPVIEKLIDYEQFCGIPQAKAAEAAQQAAMEEITVTELKAIIDGDADDYVLIDVRNPHEYDIAQIPGSTLIPLPDIEQGDGVEQVRALLADGKKLIAHCKMGGRSAKALGILQEAGISGINVKGGIKAWSEEVDPSVPLY